The Triticum aestivum cultivar Chinese Spring chromosome 3A, IWGSC CS RefSeq v2.1, whole genome shotgun sequence genome includes a region encoding these proteins:
- the LOC123063772 gene encoding isoflavone reductase homolog IRL-like: protein MRSFAEPAGNLCKSFIDSGVALIKGGLFDHGSLVNAIKGADVVISAVGTPQLDEQTRIVMAIKEAGNVIKRFLPSEFGSDPERVHPVDPATTLYAGKISLRRLIEAEGIPHTYVCWNGFAETYLVSIGDVTAVGTGPPSDKTTVLGDGDANGVFVVEEDIAAYTVRAIDDTRTLNKIMYMRPPVNIVSHNELIALWEKKAGRTFQIARIPEADLLKLIKEAAYHLNMTMSY, encoded by the exons ATGCGATCATTT GCCGAGCCAGCCGGTAATTTGTGCAAGAGCTTCATTGATTCCGGTGTCGCTCTCATCAAG GGAGGTTTATTTGACCACGGGAGCCTCGTAAATGCCATCAAGGGTGCAGATGTCGTGATCTCGGCCGTGGGGACCCCTCAGCTCGACGAGCAGACGAGGATTGTCATGGCCATCAAGGAGGCCGGCAATGTCATCAAG AGGTTCCTGCCGTCTGAGTTCGGCTCTGACCCAGAGCGGGTTCACCCCGTGGATCCAGCGACCACACTTTACGCTGGTAAAATCAGCCTTCGCCGTCTGATCGAGGCGGAGGGTATACCTCATACATATGTCTGCTGGAACGGGTTCGCCGAAACCTACCTTGTGAGCATCGGCGATGTTACGGCTGTTGGCACTGGTCCTCCGTCTGACAAGACCACTGTCCTAGGCGATGGAGATGCAAATG GGGTGTTTGTGGTGGAAGAGGACATAGCTGCCTATACGGTGAGAGCAATCGACGATACGAGGACCCTGAACAAGATCATGTACATGAGGCCGCCGGTGAACATCGTGTCCCACAACGAGCTCATCGCACTTTGGGAGAAAAAAGCGGGAAGGACTTTCCAGATCGCTCGCATCCCAGAGGCGGATCTCCTCAAGTTGATCAAGG AGGCGGCATACCATCTCAACATGACGATGTCCTATTGA